GTTTGTGCTTCTATTTTCTACTCATAATTTCAAAAAAACTTCATGAGAAAGatatataaaacaaaaccaCTCTAAAACACTAAAAACCACAGAGGAAATAAATCACCAGCATAATCATAAGATAACCATAACAACAAGAATAAATCACCAATAACCATAATATTACCTGTCATAGTAATGACAATAACAAACACCTAAGTATTACAGAGCTGTTAGGAAGATTGTCTTTTAAgttttattaataattcattaagATACACACTAGTTCCAGTGAAAAGTTAAATGAATGTTACCTCCAATCCTCTTCTGATGTAATATAAACTATCACCGGGAGTCATATAATATGCAAAGGAATCTGAAACTTAGAATGCTTCTGAAAATTAACCAGGAGATATGAAATCTGTGGCAAAAAACAGATAAGTTTCGCTGTATATGGTTATGTTCAAATGAATTAATGAGAGCTGGGGCTGTATTACAGAAACGTCCTAACATCAAACTGATCAGATCTTAAGTTAAAAATAGGACGTTTCTGTAAAATGCCCTCTGTATTATTTCTCAAAGGTCAGAACCTTACACTAAATAATATCTGGCTTTTTATGACCAATcccacatttacatttttttttaataattaccaacttcatattttttataagtAATTATAAATAAGCTGTGGGTAACATTTGCAGGTACCACTAACGCATATGTTGTATAGCCCTTAATATTGATAAGCGTTATTGGTTATGAAAATGTCAGGTATGATGTGTTTTGTCCAGCTCAGTAACAGCAGATTTAAAAATACAGGTTAGCTGTTTTGGCATAACCCTATCCTCAGGTCGTTCATAAAGTCTCAGTTTTAACAGCATGTACACATGGCTTAAACATGGCGATTCAGAAAGCAGTCCAGAAGGTTTGCCTTATGCACATTTAAATGCCTACACACCTGAGCGAGATAATGTGACTGCCATGTTATGCACTTATTTTATGTcataaaaatacacttatgaGTGCCCTTACTGTGTTGTTTTCTCATCAGATCTACATTTAATAGCTTGAGGTTTCCTTAAAAAGTAGCAAGTACTGTACCCAACATTACAGGATCTCATCTCTATGTCTTTTTCATTTCCTTATACTTTTGGTAGTTCAGCGTCCTTTGTGATGAACCCCTTTTTACAAATCCCAACACTCGAACATTGTAGAAAGTAGTGGCTCAGAATCCAAACAAAGTGCCAATGATCATAAATTagtctttttttttatatgaagaTAAAGATGATTGTCAGACATATCTCTTGGTTTTTAATCTGGGCTTTCCTGCCCGACAGTGTCCTAAAATGGCTTTCATTGATAGTTCAGAGCATCCCCCAGGTATCTACTGAAGGGCGAACTTGTATTCTTTTCTCAGGTTTTCGCAAACAGCAACTCAGTTTGCACATCCATGTAAATTCAAACTGCAGGTCATTTATGGTAAGGCTTGCTTTCTCTTATTGAGGAGGATCCAAACTTCAATTCAATGCAAAAATCATGTCAATTCTTGACAGTTTTTCAAAATTCAGCTCCTCGTATTGTTCCATCATCATTCATTTTGACATAAATTATAACAGCCCTGCAATACGTCCTCATTATGTAGCAGTGAATTAGGGTTTAAAAAGAGATCCAGCATTATGCTTGCGTTCAGTTATTTGACTCTTTTTCCCTTCAATGATTCTTAGTTTGTTTGCCAATATGTAAATAACTTTATAAATCAGTTTGGATGATCATTTCTTGTTCCTCTTATGCATATGTTGCATAAGGATTAGTCCTGATGTTTCCATCATATTTATAAGATGAGAGCTGTTTGCTGAAATATGGCTCCATTAGCAGCTATATCTGTAAAGTGTAATAATGTACAATATTTGAGAATAAAAACATATGACAAAAAATGTCAGTTCATCTGTCACCTCGTGAAAAATTTATATTACACTCTATCGATATTCTGCGCAGTAGGTTATAGGCAGACTTGACACAAATAAATAATCGTATATGGCAACATTTGATCATTATAATTATAGCGGCAAAATTCGTAAACATAAACAGCACAACAACTTTGAAGCTCAATCAGACCTGACTTACAACTGTTGTTACCTAAACTCATTTGATGAATTTGCCactatatacaatatatatatatatttgtaaaaatatgGTGCCAGTTGGCTCTTTATGAACCTCTTCGTGTAGTTTGTCTCACCCCCTCCTTCAAATTCAGTTTCTCTGATTCCTTTACATCTTCCTACTCCTTTTCTCTCTTTACTCGTTATTTCTTCCCTTCTCCACCCACACTCTCCCACCATCTTTATACCATCCTCCAACTTTTCACACAGTCTATCCCTAACCCATCTTCTTCCTTCCCCTTTCATTATAGCTATAGCCTCTCTGGCTTGCTCACACAGTAACCTCATTTTTGCTGCCTGTTCTAACCCCTTGGTTTGACGCCACTCCTCCTCCACTCCCCCCTGTACCAGGGATGAAGTGAAGTTGTTCAATGGTATTTTGCCTTTTAGCTGCAAATGCAAGCCTCCTGGCACTGTGTCCACCAAGAGTTCCTGTTCCCATGACAACCCCGGTTCCGGGCATGTCGCCCCATCCCACTCCCCCGACCCCGCCTCCTCCCAGGTGACCCGACATGGCTGCGGAATTCCGCTCTTGCTCTCGCCCCGACGTCGGGTGCGAGTTCATCTTGATCATGTGATGCCGGTCGAGTGACGGCGTGGCGCAGACGTTCTGCTGTGACTGAGCTTTCTGATGGCTCACGCGGGGCAGGGTAGGCACCATCCCGCTACCCATCCCGCTACCCCCTCCGGACGTGTAGTCGCCCATTCCCATGCCCATCCCGCTTCCACCTCCGCCATACTCCAGTGACTCGTCTAGATGATCTGGTGACATTAGCAGCCTCTCCTTGGATTTCTGCAGCGTGTTTTGGTTATTGGAGTTTTTCGATTTGTAGTACTGGTGCTGCTGGTTCTTTGAGAGCCTTGATAAGGTGTTTCCATCAGCGAGGGCAAGGAGCTGGTCTGTCGACTTAACACGGCGTGGTGGTTTCGAAAGCGTATCGTAATTCTGGTTTTGCTTTGACTCCGGTGGATCCAGAGGGTAGGGATTTGGGGTGTGGCTTGGTGCAGATTGAGGATGAGGTATTCGAGGGCGATTGGCATGGGTAGGAAGTGTGCCTCGACCCCCCAATGTGTAGTCGCCTCCCCAGGGAAGATGGTGCTGGGAAGAATGAAAGGAAGGAGGGGGATTGTTGGGCCTCCGTTTCGTTGTACAGTAACCTGAATAGTCCTCCAGTCCTCCTTTTTCTGTAAGTgataaaaaacacttttttaaaacATCATGAAATTGGGTAAATTAACAGAAAAGAACATAAAATACAGGAAACTACAAGCTtatgataattaccaggtacacacgcACATATATATATCGATGGACAACATAAGCAGCAAAATACAGCGGATAAGATTAAACCGTACTAGCGACCGTAGTAATAATgcatagaagagggtgctaagttaaaccaatgtcagctgactccccaGGTGTTGAAAAAAAACGGTAAAGGAAAAGGTAGGGAAAAGTCCTAGGAGAGAAAAAAACCCTTAagagagccagacatagctGATTTTATAGagaatatattatataataggtACGATTATATACAATTTTATTGGTACCCTATGTCAATAGTAAAAattcagcctaaacgctagcatatagcattaactagcatatagtgctaactccagaggtgtaaaaagtactaaaaaatgtgaaagtacaagtactgagtgtaaattttactcaattaaaagtaaaagtatctggccagaattatacttgagtaaaagtaaaaaagtaccacattaaaattgtacttgagtattaaaaaagtaaaagtaacaggaAGAATGAAAACTAAAGATTCATGTTGTGAATGAACCACATACAAGGTTATTGTCACGGAACTCCGcatttttctgtgtctgtaccacggactttctttttcgtgtcaggttcacgtattgattactcaattgtttttcctatttttaaaccatttgcgcgtgggtttggggttagatttgtggtttgggttaggatgtcactttaactattggtttatactattttatcaggcttttaaacaattgtcgcctgacgttagggttaggagttgggtttggatgtcattttaggttacagaaagtcgttctaaccccaaatccaagcgaaaatggtaagaaacaggaaaaacaattcagtaaccaatacgtaaaactaacacggaaaagaaagtctgtggtaaatacagaaaaatgcggagatccgtgacaatgacaatacatttcattatgcaacatgctactcaaaatTGTAAAACCTCGAATTTAACTTAAATTTCAAGCTCTATCAAGCCTCTCACGTGTAGCCGATGCAGGAACAGAATTTTGGTGCATATGCAATAggaatccaatcacatttagaacgtgtgaatagctaaaaaccacatgaaatctgtatttttctAATCCATTTCAGGCTGaatccagaggtggtttgaaattGTTTTCATGTTGCATTTCCGgaaatccatttcagtctgACCGCCCTGATcacatttgtgtagcttttcggtCACGTCATGCTGTCACGTCACATAAAATTTGTCAGGATGCACGGATCGGATCTGAAGAGTTGTGAAacacaatgtggacagtgagtctgtcaaattagatatgcaccgaaatcagatttggactgacagtgtgaacaaagtattagtcttgatagagaggctgcAAACAGGAGGGAACGTGTCACACTTCATGTGTTGTCAGTTTCAAAGAAGCGAAAAAATCTTCATCATTAGATGAACTGTTGGCCAATTCCTTAGTGTGGTCCAAAGGCTCCAGAATAAATAACATCTAAATTAAATTGGTTTGATAGAGCAAGCGAAAATAGATCTCTAAAATagaagtactttttgactgtatataaaattgtaaggagtaaaaagtactttttttctttaaaaaatgtaattaagtaaaacaagtaaaagtattgatttttaattgtactcaagtaaagtaaaaatccccaaaaataatacttaaaggttctctaagcgaatctgcgagacgttagttattgttgactttcgaaactgttttcaaacagacggagcgtagctaactcctccccctccccctcccttccgtgctttcatgaacgcgcccaacccccacccccaaatcctttttgtcgtttattggctggaatactttgttttgatttgtgatgctaggtttggccatttgttgatattgccgtttgtgaagcctgggctgtctacaaagatcgcgtttttttacagtttgatcagcggacaggcagcaagcagatagtgaggagatgtttccggtatgtaacaaaaaatgttttatggtctaaaacgcttcaattcgcttagagcacctttaagtacagtaatcaagtaaaattactcaagtactttacacctctggctaactcaacagtcacaactttgtttttagcattgtaattCATTtgatgtgtaatttaatggggcgtacatctcgactgtaacgtcacagttggtgttatgttgatattggcctgttttccagtggacttttgcatgcacaatgtttacataagaaggtggaaatgtttgaggctcacaatatatcattaccatgtacagaactcttattatttatCTATGCCTAAATAGATTTTTACATTCTTCATCACCATTAAGTATAGTAAAGTGAgttaaaacttcaagtttattttttacacaacagccagatattttttattcagGTCATTTTTGCATCTGTTAAGATATTTggtataaacaaaaatgtagaAAGTAAGAAATTCATATTTTTGCAGTGAACCTTCATTACAACCTGCTGTACACTGAcgttagtatctcaaaggtacttattggtaccaaatgtatatctGTCCatatatacactctaaaaacaaacggtgctgtatagcaccaaaagtggttctttgctcgtaatcatagaagaaccgtttttagtgccatatagcaccggtgaagcacctgtaaagcacctgtgtagaaccatatagtgctatgtagaaccatatgtggtgctatatggcccctatttggttctacacaggtgctttacaggtgctatatggcactaaaacccgttcttctatgattacgagcaaagaaccacttttggtgctatatagcaccgagtgtatatacatttatttttaactgtttgcAATTATCTTAACTGATGCTGTAAAGGACCATTTATTCCACCAGATGTAAAGCCTTCCAAAGATAACACACATAAATGGTATATCACACAAAGCCAAACAGTATGCTGACCTTGTGAATATACTGCTGCATTAGTTGTCCATAACAACGGTAGCAACAGGTTGTTCATGCACGACACAGTGACGCTTTTTGCTTTCTGCTTCTCATTTATGTAAAGTGATTGACAAGCAGAAAGCACCATAAGCAAAAGAAAAAGAGCCTGACTGCTGCACATGGCCACATTTATGTTTGCAATTTGGGGGTTTAAAGAAGCCTTTCAGAACACCTCTTTTATCATAAGGCAATATGGATGTTTTCATGTGGCAAAGCAAATATCACTAACAGCATCTTTAatacaatatttttatataaaacccTTTATATATATAACACTTCCAATCCAGGAGTGTGTGTTTAATGCaaattatgattttatttatataacaatatTATTATGATCATACAGTATTTTATCCTGAGCCCTTTCATATTTTGGTGTATTAAGCCTGAGTCATTGTATCAGCCTGTATAACCTTCATCTGTGCATCATTTTCTTATGCTTCAACTGTATCTCGCACTTCCCAGGGGGGTTGGTATCTAACTGTGAGATAGGCCTTAAGGCTTTATTTGTCTATACAGATTGCAGTTGCTTTGCAATACTTTGCCCTCATTAAACTGACCTTCGCAAACATTTAGATCTCCTAGACATTGCTTTTAATAAATAACATACAGATATTTTATGCTGCTCTCCCACATGAAATCATATTCTCATCATCAATTAATATTTTCGTCACAGTGTTTATATATTACTCCATATCCaatctcttttctatcatcGTTGCAAATGTTTATGTAATTCCTTCAAAACAATAATCTCCTTAAAATATGAACCTTCTCCATTGCTGATCAAGCACTTACCCAGACGCTTAAGAGAAGAGTATCTGTTCATCTCAGGCTTCATGGCGGCTTCATACGAGGGGGGAAGCTGAGCCAGGTTGTGTAAGGAGTGATGAAAGGAAGGTTGGGGCTTCATGGCGTTCGTATGCTTGCTGGGTTTCAAGGTGCCACCAGTGGTCATCTGCATGTTGTTCATACGCGGTGCACGCTCTTCAAAGACACAAAAATATCCATTTAGGATATTTTAAACTCTATAGTACTACTATAACGGTTTTATTAGAATTTAACTGTTCACTTACCAATGGTGGCTGTATGTTTGGGGCTGGAGCCTGTCGTATGGATAAAATTATGTTGCAGATTTCCCACTGTGAAACAAAACAAAGGCATAAGTCTTTCCCGTGTCGTGACCCTCCAAACAATACACATCATTTTATGCACACACATAGACTGCTGTTATACAAAGTATACTATAGGCTTAGTcatatatcatataatattatatgtaaggttatttcacaaaataaaaaagttcaCTCACTAAATAATAAGAAAGGCAACTTATATGACTTTGCTTTATTTGCAAatttgtttaaagggacactacacttttttttgaacatatgctcattttccagctcccatagagttaaacaattgatttttaccgttttggaatccatacagctgatctccaggtctggcgctaccacttttagcatagcttagcacaatccattgaatctgattagaccattaccATCACGCTTaataataaccaaagagtttcaatatttttcctatttaaaacttcactcttctgtagttacatcgtgtacttaaaccgacagaaaattaaagttgcaagttttaaatagaaaaaatatagaaactatttgttatttttagcacgatgctaatggtatCTTCATGATGCGCGATATCTTCATCAACCAATATATATGTGCAATATATGAACTACAATATATATTGTATATCTAACACACTGTGCTAAATATTGCCCTACTAAACTCTTTCTAGGTCCACAAAATCTTCAAAATGTTTACACCGTCTGTTCATTCCAATGCCATCGTATACAGCTCCGTGCTAAATAATTCACAAATGCCCTTTCATCATTTGGCTATTGCCTGTTTTTCTCATCCTGAATGTATGCCTGTTGTTCACAAATCTGAGTCTGTCACATGACACATAAAAACACAAGGCAACTGCAATCTATAATTTATTGTCCTTATTGGTAACATTAGTGCCTTTCAGAActtcattacattttaaaaagtagtTGACCCATGTGTTATATATATAGCAATTACCATTCAgctattttatgtttaaaaaaagtatagTAATTACAAATGTAAAATCTTATGTCACAGTTTAAAAAACGTTTCTCACTTACATCGATTATCTTTACTCTGTAGGGTAGGATAGTGGTTTTTAGGGGGGCGTCCAAGCGTCCCCTCTCCTCCTCCACTTCCCAGGGCAACACTGTTGTTTCTCTCACCCTCTTGGACAGGACTTGATTGGTGACGCAACATTTCCACAAGAGCCCTGACAAGCAATGTGCCAAAAATTAGCCAGAGAACAGGTTCATTATTTTATGAAGGTACATACTGTAAAGATGTTTTAAGTAATAGTTTCCTGAATGGAACACGAAAGGTTCTTGCTACAGTGGGTGTCCTACATAAAAATGTGTCCAGGACCAAATTCTTTGATTAGCCAATCAGAAGGCTATGAAAGCATTAAGTCAGTAGTTTTGCTGCTATTGCTTTTACAAACTACCATCATACCCATACAAGGGCAGTGTGAAGCTGTTCAGTAATATTACATTTTGTTAGGCCTATGTGTAACATTGAGATGATGTTACGCAAAACAGGTATGGAACTAAAATTACTTACAGCACCTATTAAAATATCAGCATTAAATTTAATTCAGATCAATATAGCACTGACTACTGTAATATAATTGGTTGTCACTTCTCACCTGGGCATGTCAAGTTCTCTGATCCTAGGTTGGCGTGATGCCTTGTGGAACGCCACTTTAATGGCCACGGCCACTGCGACTGTAAATGAGATGACCCCACCGATAACATACACTGTGTTGTTGCTCTGCTCGATACGGGTGAGGTCAGGATGACCCGGCAGTGTGGGCTTGGTTGCCGGCGGGGCAGTATTGGCCCACACGGGGGAGTGGTAGTTGTGGCAGGTGTTCTGATCCAGCTTTCGGGTACGATCCGGACAACAAAATCGGTAGTGGCAGGTCCCGCAGCAGAAGATGAAGTTATCCTTGGAACAATTAAAGGTGAGGTCGTACTGCCCCATCACATCGTAATAGCCCCGGCACACATCTATTTCCACCAGTTTGCGAGGAGGCGGAACTCGCGCTCCCTCCAAAGGGGGCTTCAGGGCATCGTCCGTGATGTTCCTCGGCAGGCTTTTCTGAGGCAGCGGCCTAGGGGGCATTTCAGCTGCTCCAGCTGGCTGCTTCGGCCAATGATTCGTAGGCTTCCCTCGCATGTTCCCACCGGTTTTAGTAAGTGGGAACAGAAAGCCCCTTCCCTGAGATCTGGGGTTGGGCGTCGTGGTAAAGGTGATAGGGCCATTTGGTGTGTTTCTAGACAGGCCCGGGACACTCGCTGAGAAAGTGTTAAGTGGGACGGCGATTAGCAGGAAGAGAATGATGACACGCACTCGGGCTTCCAAGGTGGGCATCATCTTTACATGACTAACGCTGCTATTTCCTCTCGCTG
Above is a window of Paramisgurnus dabryanus chromosome 13, PD_genome_1.1, whole genome shotgun sequence DNA encoding:
- the shisa7a gene encoding uncharacterized protein shisa7a, whose amino-acid sequence is MMPTLEARVRVIILFLLIAVPLNTFSASVPGLSRNTPNGPITFTTTPNPRSQGRGFLFPLTKTGGNMRGKPTNHWPKQPAGAAEMPPRPLPQKSLPRNITDDALKPPLEGARVPPPRKLVEIDVCRGYYDVMGQYDLTFNCSKDNFIFCCGTCHYRFCCPDRTRKLDQNTCHNYHSPVWANTAPPATKPTLPGHPDLTRIEQSNNTVYVIGGVISFTVAVAVAIKVAFHKASRQPRIRELDMPRALVEMLRHQSSPVQEGERNNSVALGSGGGEGTLGRPPKNHYPTLQSKDNRLGNLQHNFIHTTGSSPKHTATIERAPRMNNMQMTTGGTLKPSKHTNAMKPQPSFHHSLHNLAQLPPSYEAAMKPEMNRYSSLKRLEKGGLEDYSGYCTTKRRPNNPPPSFHSSQHHLPWGGDYTLGGRGTLPTHANRPRIPHPQSAPSHTPNPYPLDPPESKQNQNYDTLSKPPRRVKSTDQLLALADGNTLSRLSKNQQHQYYKSKNSNNQNTLQKSKERLLMSPDHLDESLEYGGGGSGMGMGMGDYTSGGGSGMGSGMVPTLPRVSHQKAQSQQNVCATPSLDRHHMIKMNSHPTSGREQERNSAAMSGHLGGGGVGGVGWGDMPGTGVVMGTGTLGGHSARRLAFAAKRQNTIEQLHFIPGTGGSGGGVASNQGVRTGSKNEVTV